The following DNA comes from Micromonospora chokoriensis.
CGCAGCGCGACGTCTGCGGAGCCGGGGGCGGTTCTGAGCCTGATGCCGCAGTGGAATCTAGATTCCACTGCGGCATCACGCTCTCCGGGGCGTCCGCCTCGGGGCGGGGCGGGTCAGGCGGCCAGTCCCGCCGGTCAGCGGTTCCTCGACGGGGTCGTCGGTCGAGTCGGCATGGTCAGACCGGCACCCGCCGGCGGCGGCGTTCGGCGCGCCACCACTGGTGGATGAGCACCACGCTGGCGATCAGGCCGAGGCTGGCCGGGGCTGCGGCGTACCAGTTGATCTCACCGGGGGAGCTGACCGCGGCGCCGATCGCCGCGTAGCCGAACGCGGTCGGTGCGGACGCGAGGACGCTGCCCGCCAGGAACGGCAGCACGCGGGCGCCGGTCGTGCCGTACCCGTAGCTGACCAGACCGAAGCCGGCGATCGGCAGCAGGCGGACGGTGACCACGCCGAAAACGCTCTGCCGGGCGAACCAGCCGTCGAGGCGGGCCAGGCGACCACGGACCCGTTCGGCTACGAACTCCCGGCCGAGCAGCCGGCCGACAGTGAACCCGATCGCCGCGGCCACCAGGGCGGCGCCCAGGGCGTACGCGGCGCCTTCCAGCGGGCCGAAGATCGCGCCCGCGGCGAGCGTGATGAAGGTCCGGGGGACCAGCGCGACCAGCAGCAGCGCGCCGCCGAGGATCGCGGCGACCGGGGCGAGGTCGCCCAGCTTGTCGGCCAGCAGCGGAAGGTGCTCCGGATCCGGGTGGGGCACCAGGAGCAGCAGGAGCCCGCAACCGCCGATCAGGAGCACGAGCAGGGCGAACCGGACGGCCGACGGCTGCCGGAGCAGCCGTCGGACGGCACGGATCATGCCCGGGCGGCGGCCACTGCGGAGCGGCGCTCGTTGCGGAGCCGGTCCGACCAGGTGTCGTCGAGCGGCGGGAGCTGGTGCGCCCCGGTGGCCCAGCGCAGCAGCAGGTCGGCGAGGGCCGGGTTGCGGGCGAGCGCCGGGCCGTGCGAGTAGGTGCCCAGCAGCTTGCCGCGCCACGCGCCCTCGGTGGTGCCGTCGTTGCCGATGCCGGTGGTGATCCGCGCCAGCGGGGAGACCTCGGGGCCGAGGTGGGTGCGGCCGCCGTGGTTCTCGAAACCGGTCAGCGGGGGCAGGCCCAGTCGAGGGTCGATCTCGCCGGCCAGCTCACCGACGGCCCGGCTCTCGCCTCGGTCGGACTGCAGGTCGAGCATCTCCAGCCCACGGCACTGCACGCCCTTGGCGAAGAAGGAGGTGCCGAGCAGTTGGTAGCCGGCGCAGACGCCGAACACCACCGAGCCCTGGGCGACCGCCCGGTGCAGACCGCCGTCGGCGATCAGCCGCTGCGCGCCCAACGCCTGCGGGCCGTCCTCGCCTCCGCCGACCAGGTAGATGTCGGCGGTCGAGGGCAGTTTCTGGTCGGAGCGCACCTCCACGACCTCGACCGGCATCCCCCGTTGGCGGGCCCGGCGGGCGAGGATCAGGGCGTTGCCCCGGTCGCCGTAGGTGGACAGCAGGTCGGGGTAGATCCAGACGATGCGCAGGCTCTCAGATGACACGGTCCAACTCCGCTCGGATGTCCTGGAACGCGGTGTAGTTCGCGATGACCTCCAGCCGCCCGGGCGGGACCGACCGGATGGCGTCCTCGAACGTGCGGACGTGCTGGAAGGGCACGTCGTTGACGTCCAACCGAACCGCCAGGTCGTATGCCCGGTCACCGGTGATCAACACCTGCCGGCCGCGGAGCGGGGCGAAGTCGACGTCGAAGAGCCAGGACGTGTCGAGGCCGTCGGGGTCGCGCGCGTTGATGGAGAGCAGCGTCGGCGCGTTGTCGGCCATGTCGAACGCCTCCAGCCAACTGGCCGGGTTCTTGGCCAGCAGCAGCCGGATGTTGCGCCCGTCCTTGTCGACCTGTGCGTAACGACCGGCGACCGAGGTGACGATGCCGAGGCGGGACACCGCGTCGACCGGACGGACACCGAACTCGGCGGCCACGGCCAACGCGGTCGCCGCGTTGCCGACGTTGACCTTCCCGGGCAGTTGCAGGGAGACCTTGTGCCAGGCGCCGGTGGGGTCGAGGACCCCCTCGTCCTCGACGACCCACTGCGGCTCCGGCCGGCGCAGCGGACAGCCGGTGCACCACCACTGGTCGCCGGAGCGGGCGATGGTGGAGCCGCACTCCGGGCAGACCCAGGAGTCGTCGTGCCAGCGCTGACCGGCGCTGAACCAGGTCACGTGCGGCGGCTTGATGCCGCGGGAGGGGTCGCCCGGCGGCGTGGCCGCCCAGACCACCATCGGGTCGTCGGCGTTGGCCACCACCCGGACGTCGCTGTGTCGGACCAGGGCCGCGCGCCAGAGCTGCGCCATCATGGCGACCTCCTTGGCGCGGTCCAGCTGGTCGCGGGAGAGGTTGAGCAGCGCGACCACGTGCGGCTCGGTCGCCTCCAGCACCTGGGCGAGGTAGTGCTCGTCGACCTCGAGCACCGCGTACGGGGTGCTGCCGGCCTTGGCCAGTGCCGAGGTGTGCCCGGTGGGCATGTTGGCGCCGAACGAGTTGGTGGCGACCCGGCCGAGCACGCCGACCGCGGCGGAGGTCAGCCGGGTGGTGGTGGTCTTGCCGTTGGTGCCGGAGACGAGCGCGATCGCGCGTCCGGCCGACAGGTGGGCCAGCAGGTCCGGGTCGATCTTCAGGCCGATCCAGCCACCGATCACCGAACCGTCGCCACGGCCGGCCGCCCTGGAGAGCGCCGCGGCGGTCCGTGACACGGAGCTGGCCACCTTGGCCCGTAGGGGCATTTTCGCGTCCGTCACGCGAGCGAGGTTACCGGACCGCCCGCCTCTCCAGATCGCCGCCGACGGTGAACCGTTCGGCCGTGGCGGCTGCGCGGGCGGCCGGTCGGGACTCCACCGGACGGAGTCGATCTATGTCGGAAAGCGGACCACGCCGGAGGGGCGCCGCCGCCCTCCACTCCGCTCCACCCCTTGTGACGTGCGGTTTTGCCGCCGGATCGGGCGCGCCACGCGGGCGAATCTGGTTGCGGGTGGAGGGAAGTGGAGTAGAGTGGGGACCAATGGTGAGGCCGGGAGGGCTCACCGGCCCGGGGGGTCAGCGGCGCCGCGAACGCCGCTCAGGGGCAAGGGGGGGTAGGGCCGTGTTTCTCGGCACCCACACTCCACGCCTGGACGAAAAGGGCCGGCTGATCCTTCCGGCCAAGTTTCGAGATGAGCTGGCGGGGGGTGTCGTGGTGACCAAAGGGCAGGAGCGCTGCCTCTATGTCTTCCCCACCCCCGAGTTCCAGCGAATCGCGGAGCAGTTGCGCGCGCAGCCGATGACACATAAGGCGGCCCGGGCCTACAGCCGGGTCTTCTTCGCCAGCGCGCACGACGAGGTTCCGGACAAGCAGGGTCGGGTGACCATCCCCGCTCACCTCCGGGCGTACGCCGCTCTGGACCGCGAGTTGGTGGTGATCGGCGCGAGCACGCGGGTGGAGATCTGGGACAAGGTCGCCTGGGAGACCTACCTCGCCGAGAGCGAAGACGACTTCGCCGACATCGAGGAGGGGGTGCTGCCCGGCGGTCTGTAGGGCGGAACGGCGCCCGACGTACTGCGAGATCTCCAGCCGCTTTCGAGTTCCTGGCATCCCTTCCCCGGTGCCAGGCGCACGATCCAGTCATCGGTGCGAGTCCGGTGTCAGGCGGGAGCGGATGG
Coding sequences within:
- the mraZ gene encoding division/cell wall cluster transcriptional repressor MraZ, translated to MFLGTHTPRLDEKGRLILPAKFRDELAGGVVVTKGQERCLYVFPTPEFQRIAEQLRAQPMTHKAARAYSRVFFASAHDEVPDKQGRVTIPAHLRAYAALDRELVVIGASTRVEIWDKVAWETYLAESEDDFADIEEGVLPGGL
- a CDS encoding type 1 glutamine amidotransferase, whose amino-acid sequence is MSSESLRIVWIYPDLLSTYGDRGNALILARRARQRGMPVEVVEVRSDQKLPSTADIYLVGGGEDGPQALGAQRLIADGGLHRAVAQGSVVFGVCAGYQLLGTSFFAKGVQCRGLEMLDLQSDRGESRAVGELAGEIDPRLGLPPLTGFENHGGRTHLGPEVSPLARITTGIGNDGTTEGAWRGKLLGTYSHGPALARNPALADLLLRWATGAHQLPPLDDTWSDRLRNERRSAVAAARA
- a CDS encoding MurT ligase domain-containing protein; this translates as MPLRAKVASSVSRTAAALSRAAGRGDGSVIGGWIGLKIDPDLLAHLSAGRAIALVSGTNGKTTTTRLTSAAVGVLGRVATNSFGANMPTGHTSALAKAGSTPYAVLEVDEHYLAQVLEATEPHVVALLNLSRDQLDRAKEVAMMAQLWRAALVRHSDVRVVANADDPMVVWAATPPGDPSRGIKPPHVTWFSAGQRWHDDSWVCPECGSTIARSGDQWWCTGCPLRRPEPQWVVEDEGVLDPTGAWHKVSLQLPGKVNVGNAATALAVAAEFGVRPVDAVSRLGIVTSVAGRYAQVDKDGRNIRLLLAKNPASWLEAFDMADNAPTLLSINARDPDGLDTSWLFDVDFAPLRGRQVLITGDRAYDLAVRLDVNDVPFQHVRTFEDAIRSVPPGRLEVIANYTAFQDIRAELDRVI
- a CDS encoding TVP38/TMEM64 family protein is translated as MIRAVRRLLRQPSAVRFALLVLLIGGCGLLLLLVPHPDPEHLPLLADKLGDLAPVAAILGGALLLVALVPRTFITLAAGAIFGPLEGAAYALGAALVAAAIGFTVGRLLGREFVAERVRGRLARLDGWFARQSVFGVVTVRLLPIAGFGLVSYGYGTTGARVLPFLAGSVLASAPTAFGYAAIGAAVSSPGEINWYAAAPASLGLIASVVLIHQWWRAERRRRRVPV